GTGACTGTGGCCATCCAGGATCCCACCGGGGTCCAGGATGACGGCTCCGAAGCCCTCAGCGAAGAACATGTGATCACCCTGCCTGCAAAGGATCTGCCCCGATATGGCAATCTGAGGGTCCGGTTCTCCGATGCCACAGGCCATGCCCTGGACGATATGGACGTGGCGCTGGATCGGTAAGGGGGTCCAAAGCGGGCGGGTCATTGATCCGCCCCTGTGCTGACTACCACCTGTAACTTCCGATACACTCTGGACTTTTTCTTCCCCAATCTGTCTCTCCCCGTTGACGAATTTTCCTTCAGGGAGTATGATTAAACCATTCCAATGTGTAAAGGCGGTTTTCATCATGACTTTGTCCAGTATGACCTGGGGAACTGCATATGGCTTCTATTTTACCCAGAGCTTCTATTATGGCTTTGGGTACTTTAGCTGCTCCAAAACTCCATGCAATTCCACCGGTAAGAGAGACTGAGATTCCAGGATTTCCTGGAAAGCGACCTTGATAAGACCGTTAGCAGACTCCTTGCGAGTCTGCTTTTTTTGTGCAGAAGAAGCAAGGAAGCAAAGTAGGAAACAAAAGCAGGAAATGAAGAATGGGAGGAAAGAAACATGATCATTGTATTGAAGAAAGGTGCACCCAAAGAAGAAAGCGAGAAACTGAAGAAGAGCTTGGAGGCCCGTGGCTTTACCATCCATGACAGTATCGGTGAAAACCAGGAAGTCCTGGGCATCGTAGGGGATACCAGTGTGCTGGATCCGGAAGATTTCATGGTCAATGAATGGGTGGAAAAGGCCCTGCGGGTGCAGGAACCCTTCAAACGGGCCAACCGGATGTTCCATCCAGACGATTCCATCATCGATGTAAATGGCGTCAAGGTGGGCGGTAAGAAACTGGTGGTCATCGCCGGTCCCTGTTCTGTGGAAGGCCAGGATCAGATGGACACCATTGCGGCTTCGGTGAAAGCCTCCGGGGCCGACATGCTCCGGGGCGGGGCCTTCAAACCCCGTACTTCTCCCTACTCCTTCCAGGGACTGGGAGACAAGGGTCTGGATATGATCCGCCAGGCCGGCACGGCCAACCACCTGCCCATTGTCACAGAAATCATGAGCGCCGACAAGATCGATGAATTCGTGGAAAAAGTGGACCTGATCCAGGTGGGGGCCCGGAACATGCAGAACTTCACCCTGCTGAAGGAACTGGGCAAGCTGGACAAACCCATCCTGCTGAAACGGGGCATGTCCGCCACCATCGAGGAATGGCTCATGAGTGCCGAATACATCATGTCCGAAGGGAATGAAAACGTAATCCTGTGCGAACGGGGCATCCGGACCTTTGAAACCTATACCCGGAACACTCTGGATCTGTCCGCCGTGCAGGCAGTGAAACGGCTGAGCCATCTGCCGGTGATCGTAGATCCCAGCCACGCCACAGGCAAAGCCTGGATGGTGCCCACCATGAGCAAGGCGGCCATTGCTGCCGGGGCTGACGGACTGATCATCGAGACCCATAACGATCCCAAACATGCCTGGTGCGACGGGGCCCAGAGCCTGTCCCTGCCGGAATTCGCCAAACTGATGAAAGACCTGAAGGTATTGGCTCCGGCCGTAGGAAGGGAATTATAATGAAGAAACTGCAGGATACTGTTGTTGCCATCATCGGGCTGGGCCTGATCGGCGGTTCTTACGCCAAGGCCCTGAAGGCCCAGAAAGTGAAGCGGGTGATCGGTTCGGACCGGAACCACATCGTTTCCCTGATGGCAAAGGATGAAGGATATGTGGACGAACTGGCAGATGACAAACCGGAATTGCTCCGGGAGGCGGATGTGATCATCTGCTGCATGTATCCCAGTGCCTTCGTCCCCTTTGTGAAAGCCAACATGCAGTATTTCAAACCGGATGTGCTGCTGACGGATGTGATGGGCATCAAGGGATCCATTCCCGACCAGATCGATGCCCTGCTGGGACCGGAAATGGACTTCGTGTCCACCCATCCCATGGCAGGTCGGGAGGGAAAGGGCTACAGCCAGAGCACCTCCCAGATTTTCCAGGGGGCCAACTTCATCCTGATCAAACGGGACAGCAACAGACCGGAACATGAACAGTGGCTGCGGAACATGGCCTATGAGCTGGGCTGTGCCCGGGTGGTGGAGCTGACGGTGGAGGAACACGACAGCATCATCGCCTATACCAGCGACCTGCCCCATGTGCTGGCTGTTTCCCTGATCAACAGCGATTCCATGCAGGAAAACACCAAGTACTTTGTAGCCGGTTCCTTCCGGGATGCCACCCGGGTGGCTGACATCAACGCCACCCTGTGGAGCGACCTGTTTTTATTGAACAAAGGACCGGTGATCGGAGAAATCAACAAAATGGAACAGCAGCTGGAACGGTGGAAGAACGCACTCCAGCAGGACGACCGGGAAGAACTGGTCACCATGATGGACCAGGCGAAAAAGAAAAGAAGGGATATGTTCTATGGAAAAAATCTTCGTTGATCTGGGAAAGAAATCCTACGATATCGAAATCGCCGTCCATTCCTTTCCGGAAATGGGTCAAAAGATCCGGGCCCTGTCCAAAGCGGACAAAGTGGCCATCATCACGGACCATACTGTGGATGCCCTGTATGGTCCGCAGCTTCAGCAGCAGCTGGAGACCCAGGGCTTTTCCGTACGCCGGCTGGTGATGGAGGCCGGGGAGGACCACAAGAACCTGGAGACCTTCGGCCGGATGGTCCGGGCCTGTGCCGATTTCGGCATGACCCGCAGCGACCTGGTGATTACCCTGGGGGGCGGCGTGCCCGGCGACCTGGGCGGCTTTGTGGCGGCCAGCTTCCTGCGGGGCGTCGCTTTCATCCAGGTGCCCACCACCCTGCTGGCCCAGATAGACAGCAGTGTGGGCGGCAAAGTGGCCGTAGACCTGCCGGAGGGCAAGAATCTGGTGGGGGCTTTCTACCAGCCCAAAGGGGTGCTCATGGATCCGGAATTGCTGCGCAGCCTGGATCCCCGGTATCTCCATGATGGTCTGGCAGAAGTGATCAAATGCGCTGCCTTCGGGGATCCGGACCTGTTTGCCGCCCTGGAACAGTGGAGCACTGATGAGGACATTCTCCACCATGTGACGGAGATCAGCGCCGCCTGCTGCCGGCTGAAAGTCAAGGTGGTGGAGGAGGACGAACGGGACGTGGGTGCCCGGATGGTCCTGAACTTCGGCCACACTATCGGCCATGCGGTGGAACGGTACTACCATTATGAAAAATATACCCACGGGGAAGGTGTGGCCATCGGCATGGTGCGCCTGACCCGGAACACGGAAAAACTGGGGCTGACCCGGCCGGGGACGGCGGATCGGATCCAGCGCCTGCTGGCCCGGTACCACATCCCCACGGAAGATCCCATTCCCGATTCTGCCATCCTGGAAGGCATCCAGATGGATAAGAAGAAACGGGGCAATCAGATCACCCTGGTGATTGTGCCGGAAATCGGGAAGAGCCTGCTGAAGAAAGTGGCCTTCGCCGATCTGGAACCCTATGTGAAAGGATGAAAGTATGACTACGCTACGCATTGAACCCCTGTCTCTTACAGGAACGATCCGGGTTCCCTCCTCAAAGAGTCTGGGGCACCGGGATCTGATCTGCGCCGCCCTGGCCCGGGGTACCAGCCAGGTGGAGCAGGTCAGTGTCAGCAGGGATATCCTGGCCACCTGTGAATGCCTGCGCCGCCTGGGGGCCCTGATCAGCCCGCTGGAGGAGGACGGAGGACGGACCGGCTTTACGGTGGAAGGGTGCCGACCCCATCAGGTGGGCAGCCTGCTGGACTGTGGAGAATCCGGGTCCACCCTGCGTTTCCTGATCCCCCTGGCAGCCCTCAGCGGGGAAAAATTCACCTTTACCGGTTCCGGCAAACTGGGCAGCCGGCCCCTGGACCCTTATGAAGCCATCTTTGCCGAGCAGGGCCTGACCTTTGAAAAGGGCGGTCCTGAAGAGAATTTCCCCCTGGTGGTACAGGGACCTCTCCAGCCCGGCCATTTTACCCTGCCGGGGGATGTGAGCAGCCAGTTCATCAGCGGTCTGCTGTTCGCCCTGCCCCTGCTGCCGGGGGATTCCACCCTGGAAATCACCGGGAAACTGGAAAGCCGGAGCTACATCGCCCTGACCCTGTCTGCCCTGCAGAAGTACGGCATTACCATCGAACATCAGGATTTTCTGACGTACCGGATCCCCGGGAATCAACAGTACCAGCCCCGTACCGGAGCCGTGGAGGGGGATTATTCCCAGGCAGCGTTCTGGCTGACGGCAGGCATGCTGGGGCGGAGTATCGGCCTGTTGGGCATGGATCCGGAGTCTCTCCAGGGAGACAAAGCCATCATCCCCATCCTGCAGCGGATGGGGGGGCAGGTGGTCTTTGAAGGGGATACCCTGATCAGCCGGCCGGTTACGGCCCTGGGCACCACCATCGATGCCGCGGACTGCCCGGATATCATCCCGGTGCTTACCGTGGCAGCGGCCCTCAGCCAGGGCCATACGGAAATCATCCACGCGGAACGGCTGCGGTTGAAGGAGTGTGACCGGCTGAAGGCCATGACTACGGAACTGAACAAGCTGGGCGCCCGCATTACGGAAAAACCGGACGGCCTTTCCATCGAGGGAGTGGAAGAACTGAACGGGGGCATCGTGGACTGCTGGAATGACCATCGTATCGCCATGAGCCTGGCGGTGGCCAGCATCCTGTGCCGGGAACCTCTGACCCTGGTGGGGGCCGAATGTGTTTCCAAATCCTATCCGGAATTCTGGCAGGATTTCAAGACCTTAGGAGGACAGTATGAGCAGTGTAATGGGTGAGCGGGTCAAGCTGACCATTTTCGGAGAATCCCATGGCCCCTCCATCGGAGTGGTCATGGACGGTCTGCCGGCCGGGGTGGAACTGGATCTGGCGGCCATTGAGAAAGAAATGAAACGGCGGGCACCGGGCAGCAGCAAGCTGGCTACGCCCCGGAAGGAACCGGACAGCTTCACCATCGAAAGCGGGTTCTTCAACGGAAAGACCACGGGCATGGCCCTGTGCGCCCGGATCGTGAATACCAATGCCCATTCCAGGGATTACAGCAAAATGAAGGAAATCATGCGGCCGGGCCACGGGGATTACCCGGGCTATGTGAAATTCCACGGTTGCAACGATTACCGGGGCGGCGGCAGTTTTTCCGGCCGCCTGACGGCACCGCTGGTGTTTGCCGGCGCCGTGGCCAAGCAGCTGCTGGCGAAAAAGGGTGTGACCGTGGGGGCCCATGTGGCGGCCCTGGCCGGGATCAGGGACGACCGGTTCAATCCCCTGGGAGAAACGGCGGAGACCCTGCGCTCCATGGGGGAAGAGACCCTGCCGGTGCTGAATCCAGACGTGCGGGAAACCATGGCCCAGGCTGTGACTGCTGCCCAGAAGGAAAAAGACTCCGTGGGCGGGCTTATCGAATGTATGGCCATCGGCCTGCCTGTGGGGTTGGGGGAACCCTATTTCGACTCTGTGGAAAGCCGGTTGAGCCACGCCCTGTTCTCCGTACCTGCGGTGAAGGGTATTGCCTTCGGGGATGGTTTCGGCCTGGCGGAGATGCGGGGCAGTGAATCCAATGATCCCATGGAGTACCGGGACAACAGGGTGGTGTGTACCACCAACCACAACGGCGGTGTCACCGGAGGAATCACCAACGGCATGCCTCTGGTCTTTACGCTGGTGATCAAACCCACGCCTTCCATCGGCAAGACCCAGCATACGGTGAACGTGGTGACCCGCGAAGACACCACCCTGGAAGTCACCGGTCGTCATGATCCCTGCATCCTGCCCCGGGCCATCCCGGTGGTGGAGGCCGTAACGGCCTGGACCCTGCTGGATCTGTTCTATATGGCGGAACGGGGGTAGGCATATGACACAGGAATCCATCCCTGTAGGCTATATGGGGGTGCCGGGGGCCTACGGCCACCTGGCCCTGCAGCAGTACTTCTCTGGTCAGCCGGTGGAAGCCCGGAACTTCATGCTTTTTGAAGATGTGGTGACGGCAGTCATGGAC
This region of Acidaminococcus timonensis genomic DNA includes:
- the aroF gene encoding 3-deoxy-7-phosphoheptulonate synthase, translating into MIIVLKKGAPKEESEKLKKSLEARGFTIHDSIGENQEVLGIVGDTSVLDPEDFMVNEWVEKALRVQEPFKRANRMFHPDDSIIDVNGVKVGGKKLVVIAGPCSVEGQDQMDTIAASVKASGADMLRGGAFKPRTSPYSFQGLGDKGLDMIRQAGTANHLPIVTEIMSADKIDEFVEKVDLIQVGARNMQNFTLLKELGKLDKPILLKRGMSATIEEWLMSAEYIMSEGNENVILCERGIRTFETYTRNTLDLSAVQAVKRLSHLPVIVDPSHATGKAWMVPTMSKAAIAAGADGLIIETHNDPKHAWCDGAQSLSLPEFAKLMKDLKVLAPAVGREL
- a CDS encoding prephenate dehydrogenase; this encodes MKKLQDTVVAIIGLGLIGGSYAKALKAQKVKRVIGSDRNHIVSLMAKDEGYVDELADDKPELLREADVIICCMYPSAFVPFVKANMQYFKPDVLLTDVMGIKGSIPDQIDALLGPEMDFVSTHPMAGREGKGYSQSTSQIFQGANFILIKRDSNRPEHEQWLRNMAYELGCARVVELTVEEHDSIIAYTSDLPHVLAVSLINSDSMQENTKYFVAGSFRDATRVADINATLWSDLFLLNKGPVIGEINKMEQQLERWKNALQQDDREELVTMMDQAKKKRRDMFYGKNLR
- the aroB gene encoding 3-dehydroquinate synthase, coding for MEKIFVDLGKKSYDIEIAVHSFPEMGQKIRALSKADKVAIITDHTVDALYGPQLQQQLETQGFSVRRLVMEAGEDHKNLETFGRMVRACADFGMTRSDLVITLGGGVPGDLGGFVAASFLRGVAFIQVPTTLLAQIDSSVGGKVAVDLPEGKNLVGAFYQPKGVLMDPELLRSLDPRYLHDGLAEVIKCAAFGDPDLFAALEQWSTDEDILHHVTEISAACCRLKVKVVEEDERDVGARMVLNFGHTIGHAVERYYHYEKYTHGEGVAIGMVRLTRNTEKLGLTRPGTADRIQRLLARYHIPTEDPIPDSAILEGIQMDKKKRGNQITLVIVPEIGKSLLKKVAFADLEPYVKG
- the aroA gene encoding 3-phosphoshikimate 1-carboxyvinyltransferase; translation: MTTLRIEPLSLTGTIRVPSSKSLGHRDLICAALARGTSQVEQVSVSRDILATCECLRRLGALISPLEEDGGRTGFTVEGCRPHQVGSLLDCGESGSTLRFLIPLAALSGEKFTFTGSGKLGSRPLDPYEAIFAEQGLTFEKGGPEENFPLVVQGPLQPGHFTLPGDVSSQFISGLLFALPLLPGDSTLEITGKLESRSYIALTLSALQKYGITIEHQDFLTYRIPGNQQYQPRTGAVEGDYSQAAFWLTAGMLGRSIGLLGMDPESLQGDKAIIPILQRMGGQVVFEGDTLISRPVTALGTTIDAADCPDIIPVLTVAAALSQGHTEIIHAERLRLKECDRLKAMTTELNKLGARITEKPDGLSIEGVEELNGGIVDCWNDHRIAMSLAVASILCREPLTLVGAECVSKSYPEFWQDFKTLGGQYEQCNG
- the aroC gene encoding chorismate synthase; amino-acid sequence: MSSVMGERVKLTIFGESHGPSIGVVMDGLPAGVELDLAAIEKEMKRRAPGSSKLATPRKEPDSFTIESGFFNGKTTGMALCARIVNTNAHSRDYSKMKEIMRPGHGDYPGYVKFHGCNDYRGGGSFSGRLTAPLVFAGAVAKQLLAKKGVTVGAHVAALAGIRDDRFNPLGETAETLRSMGEETLPVLNPDVRETMAQAVTAAQKEKDSVGGLIECMAIGLPVGLGEPYFDSVESRLSHALFSVPAVKGIAFGDGFGLAEMRGSESNDPMEYRDNRVVCTTNHNGGVTGGITNGMPLVFTLVIKPTPSIGKTQHTVNVVTREDTTLEVTGRHDPCILPRAIPVVEAVTAWTLLDLFYMAERG